In a genomic window of Streptococcus mitis NCTC 12261:
- a CDS encoding MIP/aquaporin family protein — protein sequence MMNELFGEFLGTLILILLGNGVVAGVVLPKTKSNSSGWIVITMGWGIAVAVAVFVSGKLSPAHLNPAVTIGVALKGDLPWASVFPYILAQFAGAMLGQILVWLQFKPHYEAEENAGNILATFSTGPAIKDTVSNLISEILGTFVLVLTIFALGLYDLQAGIGTFAVGTLIVGIGLSLGGTTGYALNPARDLGPRIMHSILPISNKGDGDWSYAWIPVVGPVIGAALAVLVFSLF from the coding sequence ATGATGAATGAATTATTTGGAGAGTTTTTAGGGACTTTAATCCTGATTCTTCTAGGAAATGGTGTTGTTGCTGGTGTGGTTCTTCCAAAAACCAAGAGCAACAGCTCAGGTTGGATTGTGATTACTATGGGTTGGGGGATTGCAGTTGCGGTTGCAGTCTTTGTATCTGGCAAGCTCAGTCCAGCTCATTTAAACCCAGCTGTGACAATTGGTGTAGCTTTAAAAGGTGACTTGCCTTGGGCTTCCGTTTTTCCTTACATCCTAGCTCAGTTTGCAGGGGCTATGCTCGGTCAGATTTTGGTTTGGTTGCAATTCAAACCTCACTATGAGGCAGAAGAAAATGCAGGAAATATCCTGGCAACCTTCAGTACTGGACCAGCCATCAAAGATACTGTATCAAACTTGATCAGCGAAATCCTTGGCACCTTTGTATTGGTATTGACAATCTTTGCTTTGGGACTTTATGACCTTCAAGCAGGAATCGGAACCTTTGCAGTGGGGACTTTGATTGTCGGTATCGGTCTATCACTAGGTGGGACAACAGGTTATGCCTTGAACCCTGCGCGTGACCTTGGACCTCGTATCATGCATAGCATTTTGCCAATTTCAAACAAGGGAGACGGAGACTGGTCTTATGCCTGGATTCCTGTTGTGGGACCTGTTATCGGAGCAGCCTTGGCCGTTCTCGTATTCTCACTTTTCTAA
- the glpO gene encoding type 1 glycerol-3-phosphate oxidase, translating into MEFSKKTRELSIQKMQERTLDLLIIGGGITGAGVALQAAASGLETGLIEMQDFAEGTSSRSTKLVHGGLRYLKQFDVEVVSDTVSERAVVQQIAPHIPKPDPMLLPVYDEDGATFSLFRLKVAMDLYDLLAGVNNTPAANKVLSKEEVLERQPNLKKEGLVGGGVYLDFRNNDARLVIENIKRANQDGALIANHVKAEGFLFDESGKITGVVARDLLTDQVFEIKARLVINTTGPWSDKVRNLSNKGTQFSQMRPTKGVHLVVDSSKIKVSQPVYFDTGLGDGRMVFVLPRENKTYFGTTDTDYTGDLEHPKVTQEDVDYLLGIVNNRFPEANITIDDIESSWAGLRPLIAGNSASDYNGGNNGTISDESFNNLIATVESYLSKEKTREDVEAAVSKLESSTSEKHLDPSAVSRGSSLDRDDNGLLTLAGGKITDYRKMAEGAMERVVDILKAEFDRSFKLINSKTYPVSGGELNPANVDSEIEAFAQLGVSRGLDSKEAHYLANLYGSNAPKVFALAHSLEQAPGLSLADTLSLHYAMRNELALSPVDFLLRRTNHMLFMRDSLDSIVEPVLDEMGRFYDWTEEEKAGYRADVEAALANNDLAELKN; encoded by the coding sequence ATGGAATTTTCAAAGAAAACACGTGAATTATCAATTCAAAAAATGCAGGAACGTACCTTGGACCTCTTGATTATCGGTGGAGGAATCACCGGTGCTGGTGTAGCTTTGCAGGCGGCAGCTAGCGGTCTTGAGACTGGTTTGATTGAAATGCAGGACTTCGCAGAAGGAACATCCAGCCGTTCAACTAAATTGGTTCACGGAGGTCTTCGTTACCTCAAACAATTCGACGTAGAAGTGGTATCAGATACGGTTTCTGAACGTGCTGTGGTTCAACAAATCGCTCCACATATTCCAAAACCAGATCCAATGCTCTTGCCAGTTTACGATGAAGATGGAGCGACCTTTAGCCTCTTCCGTCTGAAAGTAGCTATGGACTTGTACGACCTCTTGGCAGGAGTTAACAACACCCCAGCTGCTAACAAGGTCTTGAGCAAGGAAGAAGTTTTGGAACGCCAGCCAAACTTGAAGAAAGAAGGCTTGGTAGGAGGTGGGGTTTACCTTGACTTCCGTAACAACGATGCACGTCTCGTGATTGAAAACATCAAACGTGCCAACCAAGACGGTGCCCTCATTGCTAACCACGTGAAGGCAGAAGGTTTCCTATTTGACGAAAGTGGCAAGATTACAGGTGTGGTAGCTCGTGATTTGTTGACAGACCAAGTCTTTGAAATCAAGGCCCGTCTGGTGATTAACACAACAGGTCCTTGGAGCGACAAGGTGCGCAATTTGTCTAATAAGGGAACCCAATTCTCACAAATGCGTCCAACTAAGGGAGTTCATCTAGTCGTGGATTCAAGCAAAATCAAGGTTTCACAGCCAGTTTACTTTGACACAGGTTTGGGTGACGGCCGTATGGTCTTTGTTCTCCCACGTGAAAACAAGACTTACTTCGGTACAACTGATACAGACTACACAGGTGATTTGGAACATCCAAAAGTAACTCAAGAAGATGTAGATTACCTACTTGGCATTGTCAACAACCGCTTCCCAGAAGCCAACATCACCATTGATGATATCGAAAGCAGCTGGGCAGGTCTTCGTCCATTGATCGCAGGCAATAGCGCTTCTGACTACAATGGAGGAAATAACGGAACCATCAGTGATGAAAGCTTTAACAACTTGATTGCGACTGTTGAATCTTATCTCTCTAAAGAAAAAACGCGTGAAGATGTTGAGGCTGCTGTCAGCAAGCTTGAAAGTAGCACATCTGAGAAACATTTGGACCCATCTGCAGTTTCACGTGGTTCGAGCTTGGACCGAGATGATAATGGTCTCTTGACCCTTGCTGGTGGTAAAATCACAGACTACCGTAAGATGGCTGAAGGAGCTATGGAGCGCGTGGTTGACATCCTCAAAGCAGAATTTGACCGTAGCTTTAAACTGATCAATTCTAAGACTTACCCTGTTTCAGGTGGGGAATTGAACCCAGCAAATGTGGACTCAGAAATCGAAGCCTTTGCGCAACTTGGAGTGTCACGTGGTTTGGATAGCAAGGAAGCTCATTACCTAGCAAATCTCTACGGTTCAAATGCACCGAAAGTCTTTGCTCTTGCTCATAGTTTGGAACAAGCGCCAGGACTCAGTTTGGCAGACACTTTGTCACTTCACTATGCAATGCGCAATGAGTTGGCTCTTAGCCCAGTTGACTTCCTTCTTCGTCGTACCAACCACATGCTCTTTATGCGTGATAGTTTGGATAGCATCGTTGAGCCAGTTTTGGATGAAATGGGACGATTCTATGACTGGACAGAAGAAGAAAAAGCAGGCTACCGTGCGGATGTCGAAGCGGCTCTCGCTAACAACGATTTAGCAGAATTAAAAAATTAA
- the glpK gene encoding glycerol kinase GlpK, whose product MSQEKYIMAIDQGTTSSRAIIFNKKGEKVSSSQKEFTQIFPQAGWVEHNANEIWNSVQSVIAGAFIESGVKPSQIEAIGITNQRETTVVWDKKTGLPIYNAIVWQSRQTAPLAEQLKSQGYVEKFHEKTGLIIDAYFSATKVRWILDHVEGAQERAEKGELLFGTIDTWLVWKLTDGAAHVTDYSNAARTMLYNIKELKWDDEILEILNIPKAMLPEVRSNSEIYGKTVPFHFYGGEVPISGMAGDQQAALFGQLAFEPGMVKNTYGTGSFIIMNTGEEMQLSENNLLTTIGYGINGKVYYALEGSIFIAGSAIQWLRDGLRMVENSPESEKYARDSHNNDEVYVVPAFTGLGAPYWNQNARGSVFGLTRGTTKEDFIKATLQSIAYQVRDIIDTMQVDAQTAIQVLKVDGGAAMNNFLMQFQADILGIDIARAKNLETTALGAAFLAGLSVGYWKDLDELKLLNETGELFEPSMNESRKEQLYKGWKKAVKATQVFAEVDD is encoded by the coding sequence ATGTCACAAGAAAAATACATCATGGCCATTGACCAGGGGACTACAAGCTCTCGTGCCATTATTTTCAACAAAAAAGGAGAAAAGGTCAGCTCGAGTCAAAAAGAGTTTACCCAGATTTTCCCTCAGGCAGGTTGGGTAGAGCACAATGCCAATGAAATTTGGAACTCAGTCCAGTCAGTTATTGCGGGTGCTTTCATCGAAAGTGGTGTCAAGCCAAGTCAAATTGAAGCAATCGGGATCACCAACCAGCGTGAAACAACTGTTGTCTGGGATAAGAAAACAGGGCTCCCTATCTACAACGCTATCGTTTGGCAATCACGTCAGACAGCACCTTTGGCTGAGCAACTAAAAAGCCAAGGTTATGTGGAAAAATTCCATGAAAAGACTGGTTTGATCATCGATGCTTACTTCTCTGCGACCAAGGTTCGTTGGATTTTGGATCATGTAGAAGGCGCTCAAGAGCGAGCAGAAAAAGGGGAATTGCTCTTTGGTACTATCGATACTTGGTTGGTTTGGAAATTGACTGACGGTGCGGCTCACGTGACTGACTACTCAAACGCAGCTCGTACCATGCTTTATAACATTAAAGAACTCAAATGGGATGATGAGATTTTAGAAATCCTCAATATTCCTAAAGCAATGTTGCCTGAAGTTCGTTCTAACTCTGAAATCTACGGTAAGACAGTTCCATTCCATTTCTACGGTGGAGAAGTGCCAATCTCAGGTATGGCTGGGGACCAACAGGCAGCCCTCTTTGGACAGTTGGCCTTTGAACCTGGTATGGTTAAAAATACTTATGGAACAGGTTCTTTCATCATCATGAATACTGGTGAAGAGATGCAGTTGTCTGAGAACAATCTCTTGACAACCATTGGCTACGGAATTAACGGCAAGGTTTACTATGCCTTAGAAGGTTCTATCTTCATCGCAGGAAGTGCCATTCAGTGGCTTCGTGACGGTCTTCGCATGGTCGAAAATTCACCAGAATCTGAAAAATACGCTCGTGATTCTCACAACAACGATGAAGTTTATGTCGTTCCAGCCTTTACAGGTCTAGGTGCTCCATACTGGAACCAAAACGCTCGCGGTTCTGTCTTTGGCTTAACTCGTGGAACAACTAAAGAAGACTTTATCAAGGCGACTTTGCAATCTATCGCTTATCAAGTGCGTGACATCATCGACACCATGCAAGTGGATGCTCAGACAGCTATCCAAGTCTTGAAAGTAGACGGTGGTGCAGCTATGAACAATTTCCTCATGCAGTTCCAAGCTGACATTTTGGGAATCGATATCGCACGCGCTAAAAACTTGGAAACAACAGCTTTGGGGGCAGCCTTCCTAGCAGGTTTGTCAGTGGGCTATTGGAAGGACTTGGATGAGTTGAAACTCTTGAATGAGACAGGAGAACTCTTTGAACCATCTATGAATGAATCTCGCAAGGAACAACTCTACAAGGGCTGGAAGAAAGCTGTGAAAGCAACCCAAGTCTTTGCGGAAGTAGACGACTAA
- a CDS encoding helix-turn-helix domain-containing protein, translated as MYLGDLMEKAESGQFSILSFLLQESQTTVKAVMEETGFSKATLTKYVTLLNDKALDSGLELTISLEDENLRLSIGAATKGRDIRSLFLENAVKYQILVYLLYHQQFLAHQLAQELMISEATLGRHLASLNQILSEFDLSIQNGRWRGPEHQIRYFYFCLFRKVWSSQEWEGHMQKPERKQEIATLEEICGASLSSGQKLDLVLWAHISQQRLRVNACQFQVIEEKMRGYFDNIFYLRLLRKAPSFFAGQHLPLGTEDGEMMIFFSFLLSHRILPLHTMEYILGFGGQLADLLTQLIQEMKKEELLGDYTEDHVTYELSQLCAQVYLYKGYILQDRYKYQLENRHPYLLMEHDFRGTAEEIFHALPAFQQGTDLDKKILWEWLQLMEYMAENGGQHMRIGLDLTSGFLVFSRMAAILKRYLEYNRFITIEPYDRTRHYDLLVTNNPIHKKEQTPVYYLKNDLDMEDLAAIRQLLFT; from the coding sequence ATGTATTTAGGAGATTTGATGGAAAAGGCCGAATCTGGCCAATTTTCAATCCTTTCCTTTCTATTACAAGAGTCTCAGACGACCGTCAAGGCTGTAATGGAGGAAACAGGATTTTCAAAAGCAACTCTAACCAAATATGTCACCCTGCTCAATGACAAGGCTTTGGACAGTGGCTTAGAGCTGACTATCTCCTTAGAAGATGAAAATCTGCGTCTGTCAATCGGTGCAGCTACCAAGGGGAGAGATATTCGGAGCTTGTTTTTGGAGAATGCTGTTAAATACCAGATTCTTGTTTATCTTCTCTACCACCAACAGTTTTTAGCCCATCAGCTGGCTCAAGAATTGATGATTAGTGAGGCTACGCTTGGTCGCCACTTAGCTAGTTTGAATCAGATTTTGTCAGAATTTGACTTATCTATCCAAAATGGACGTTGGCGAGGTCCAGAGCATCAGATTCGCTATTTCTATTTCTGTCTTTTCCGGAAGGTCTGGTCCAGTCAGGAATGGGAAGGTCACATGCAGAAACCAGAGAGAAAACAGGAGATTGCCACTTTAGAAGAAATCTGCGGTGCAAGTTTGTCTTCGGGTCAGAAATTGGACTTGGTTCTCTGGGCTCATATCAGTCAACAGCGTCTTCGGGTTAATGCTTGTCAGTTCCAAGTGATAGAAGAGAAAATGCGAGGGTATTTTGACAATATTTTCTACCTTCGTTTGCTGAGAAAGGCTCCGTCCTTTTTTGCTGGACAACACCTTCCTCTAGGAACTGAGGATGGGGAGATGATGATTTTCTTCTCTTTCCTCCTATCTCATCGCATTCTTCCTCTTCATACTATGGAATATATCCTTGGTTTTGGAGGGCAGTTGGCAGATTTGCTGACACAGTTGATTCAAGAAATGAAGAAGGAGGAGTTGCTGGGTGATTATACAGAGGATCACGTTACCTATGAACTCAGTCAGCTTTGTGCTCAAGTCTATCTCTATAAGGGCTATATTTTACAGGACCGCTACAAGTACCAGTTGGAGAATCGTCATCCTTATTTGCTGATGGAACATGATTTTAGGGGGACGGCAGAGGAGATTTTTCATGCTCTACCTGCCTTTCAGCAGGGGACGGATTTGGATAAGAAAATTCTCTGGGAATGGCTTCAGTTGATGGAATATATGGCTGAAAATGGTGGTCAGCATATGCGGATTGGTCTGGATTTGACATCTGGTTTTCTTGTCTTTTCAAGGATGGCAGCCATTTTGAAACGGTATTTGGAATACAATCGTTTTATTACCATTGAACCCTATGACCGAACTCGGCATTATGATTTGCTGGTTACCAATAACCCGATTCATAAGAAGGAACAGACACCAGTTTATTATTTAAAAAATGACTTGGATATGGAAGATTTGGCGGCGATTCGTCAGTTATTATTCACTTAA
- the hslO gene encoding Hsp33 family molecular chaperone HslO produces MDKIIKTISESGAFRAFVLDSTETVRTAQEKHQTQASSTVALGRTLIASQILAANEKGNTKLTVKVLGSSSLGAIITVADTKGNVKGYVQNPGVDIKKTATGEVLVGPFVGNGQFLVITDYGTGNPYNSMTPLISGEIGEDLAFYLTESQQTPSAVGLNVLLDEEDKVKVAGGFLVQVLPGAKEEEIARFEKRIQEMPAISTLLESDDHIEALLKAIYGDEAYKRLSEEEIRFQCDCSHERFMNALSSLPSSDLQEMKEEDHGAEITCQFCQTTYNFDENDLEELIRDKS; encoded by the coding sequence ATGGATAAAATTATTAAAACAATATCAGAAAGCGGAGCCTTTCGTGCTTTTGTCCTTGATAGCACAGAAACCGTCCGCACTGCTCAAGAAAAACACCAAACCCAAGCTAGCTCAACTGTAGCGCTTGGTCGAACTCTTATCGCTAGCCAGATTCTCGCAGCCAATGAAAAAGGAAATACCAAACTAACAGTGAAGGTACTGGGATCTAGCTCTCTAGGAGCCATTATCACCGTTGCTGATACCAAGGGGAACGTCAAAGGCTACGTTCAAAATCCTGGTGTTGACATCAAAAAGACTGCAACTGGTGAAGTCCTAGTTGGACCTTTTGTTGGAAATGGTCAATTCCTCGTTATCACAGACTACGGTACTGGAAATCCTTACAACTCTATGACTCCCCTCATCTCTGGGGAAATCGGTGAAGACCTGGCCTTTTACCTGACCGAAAGCCAACAAACCCCTTCAGCAGTCGGCCTCAATGTCCTTTTAGACGAAGAAGACAAGGTCAAGGTTGCAGGTGGTTTCCTAGTTCAAGTCTTGCCAGGAGCTAAGGAAGAAGAGATTGCTCGCTTTGAAAAACGCATCCAAGAAATGCCAGCTATCTCAACCCTTCTGGAAAGCGACGACCATATCGAAGCCCTCCTCAAGGCTATCTACGGTGACGAGGCCTACAAGCGTCTTTCTGAAGAAGAAATCCGTTTCCAATGTGACTGTAGCCATGAACGTTTTATGAACGCTCTTTCTAGCCTTCCAAGCTCAGACTTACAGGAAATGAAAGAGGAAGACCATGGGGCAGAAATCACTTGTCAATTCTGCCAAACGACTTACAACTTTGATGAAAACGACCTGGAGGAACTCATTCGTGACAAATCTTAA
- the dusB gene encoding tRNA dihydrouridine synthase DusB, translating into MTNLNTPFMIGNVEIPNRTVLAPMAGVTNSAFRTIAKELGAGLVVMEMVSDKGIQYNNEKTLHMLHIDEGENPVSIQLFGSDEDSLARAAEFIQENTKTDIVDINMGCPVNKIVKNEAGAMWLKDPDKIYSIINKVQSVLDIPLTVKMRTGWADPSLAVENALAAEAAGVSALAMHGRTREQMYTGHADLETLHKVAQALTKIPFIANGDIRTVQEAKQRIEEVGADAVMIGRAAMGNPYLFNQINHYFETGEILPDLTFEDKMKIAYEHLKRLINLKGENVAVREFRGLAPHYLRGTSGAAKLRGAISQASTLAEIEALLQLDKA; encoded by the coding sequence GTGACAAATCTTAACACACCTTTTATGATTGGCAATGTTGAGATTCCCAATCGTACCGTTTTAGCACCTATGGCTGGCGTGACCAACTCAGCCTTTCGTACTATTGCAAAAGAGCTCGGAGCTGGACTCGTTGTCATGGAAATGGTCTCTGACAAGGGAATCCAATACAACAACGAAAAAACCCTGCACATGCTTCATATCGATGAAGGCGAAAACCCTGTCTCTATCCAACTATTTGGTAGTGATGAAGACAGCCTAGCACGCGCAGCAGAATTCATCCAAGAAAACACCAAAACCGATATCGTGGATATCAACATGGGCTGCCCAGTTAACAAAATCGTGAAGAACGAAGCTGGCGCTATGTGGCTCAAGGACCCCGATAAGATTTACTCTATCATCAACAAGGTCCAGTCTGTCCTTGATATCCCCCTTACTGTCAAAATGCGTACCGGCTGGGCCGATCCGTCTCTTGCAGTAGAAAATGCCCTCGCTGCTGAAGCTGCAGGTGTTTCTGCTCTTGCTATGCATGGCCGTACCCGCGAACAAATGTATACAGGTCATGCAGACCTTGAGACCCTTCACAAGGTCGCTCAAGCTTTGACCAAGATTCCATTTATCGCCAACGGTGACATCCGTACAGTTCAAGAAGCCAAACAACGCATCGAAGAAGTCGGTGCTGACGCAGTCATGATTGGCCGCGCTGCTATGGGAAATCCTTACCTCTTCAACCAAATCAACCATTACTTTGAAACAGGAGAAATTCTACCTGATTTGACCTTTGAAGACAAGATGAAAATCGCCTACGAACATTTGAAACGCTTGATTAACCTCAAAGGGGAAAACGTAGCAGTTCGTGAATTCCGTGGCCTCGCTCCTCACTACCTCCGTGGAACATCTGGCGCTGCCAAACTCCGTGGAGCCATTTCACAAGCTAGCACCCTGGCAGAGATTGAGGCTCTCTTGCAATTGGATAAAGCATAG
- a CDS encoding DUF1275 family protein, whose amino-acid sequence MADKLILPQNTRLMGVFLGFVGGSLDVFCHIQYHSLVATQTGNILLLISDWHDSNVINTMLRFCSIIFFSLGFLFALHMKEYRKTAYWRVKMLLPLFIGTLILPFFSRSPLLEVPFIALGTGMMMLTFTGSLIEDHPYVIFMTSGNYRKMLTALYRIARREGNIQEYRRQALNYGIVVGSFIVGAISLAVLMHFLHEWSVWIISLNLFLIMSYYIARVKQLDLQDENI is encoded by the coding sequence ATGGCGGATAAATTAATATTACCTCAAAACACACGACTAATGGGAGTATTTCTTGGATTTGTAGGTGGTTCTTTGGATGTGTTTTGCCATATTCAATACCATAGTTTGGTAGCGACACAGACAGGGAATATTCTCCTACTTATATCTGATTGGCACGACTCAAATGTCATCAATACGATGCTGCGATTCTGCTCAATTATCTTCTTTTCTCTAGGATTTCTGTTTGCCCTACACATGAAAGAATACCGCAAAACGGCCTACTGGCGGGTTAAGATGTTGCTTCCTTTATTTATTGGGACACTTATTTTGCCTTTCTTTTCACGATCTCCTCTATTAGAAGTTCCTTTCATCGCTTTGGGAACAGGAATGATGATGCTAACATTTACGGGTAGCTTGATTGAAGATCATCCCTATGTCATTTTTATGACGTCTGGAAATTACCGAAAGATGTTGACCGCTTTGTATCGCATTGCTAGAAGAGAAGGAAATATCCAAGAATACCGTCGTCAAGCCTTAAATTATGGGATTGTTGTGGGAAGTTTCATAGTGGGGGCAATCAGCTTGGCTGTATTGATGCATTTTCTTCATGAATGGTCTGTTTGGATTATCAGCCTCAATTTGTTTTTGATTATGTCCTACTATATAGCTAGAGTGAAGCAATTAGATTTACAAGATGAAAACATATAA
- a CDS encoding NUDIX domain-containing protein, protein MTDTMIPAGMTEKEYFEIHASQEEFLDWYYKQELPQYEKPSVTVDMVAYCFVEGKIKLLLIRRKAHPYQNCLALVGGFMDKGEDAAHACQREVREEVNLDLPLEKIEQLMTVSTPGRDPRGWTVTIAHLVYLPSRALELVQAGDDAKDVVFVDVDFQTGKCFLKGVELEEQAFAFDHYAIIQESIKRIQGRLDWNPTFLYLLEEEFTVYEGTELVNLINPGRPIVSNNFLVKYGEYVEEVGLKRVPKKKPRKTYRLK, encoded by the coding sequence ATGACGGACACGATGATTCCAGCAGGGATGACGGAAAAAGAATATTTTGAAATTCATGCCAGTCAGGAGGAGTTTTTGGATTGGTACTACAAGCAGGAACTTCCTCAATACGAAAAACCAAGTGTGACGGTGGATATGGTAGCCTACTGCTTTGTCGAAGGAAAGATCAAGCTCTTATTAATTCGTCGCAAGGCTCACCCTTATCAAAATTGTTTGGCTTTGGTTGGAGGATTTATGGACAAGGGCGAAGATGCTGCGCATGCCTGTCAGCGTGAGGTGAGAGAAGAAGTTAATCTCGATCTTCCTTTGGAAAAAATCGAGCAATTAATGACCGTATCGACCCCCGGCCGTGACCCCCGGGGCTGGACAGTGACCATTGCCCACTTGGTTTATCTGCCTAGTCGTGCATTAGAACTTGTTCAAGCAGGAGACGATGCTAAGGATGTGGTTTTTGTAGATGTCGATTTTCAGACAGGCAAGTGCTTCTTAAAGGGAGTGGAGTTGGAGGAACAAGCCTTCGCTTTTGACCATTATGCCATTATCCAAGAATCCATCAAACGAATCCAAGGGAGACTTGACTGGAATCCGACTTTCCTTTATCTGCTAGAGGAGGAGTTCACTGTCTACGAAGGGACTGAACTGGTCAATCTTATCAACCCCGGTCGCCCCATCGTCAGCAATAACTTTCTCGTAAAATACGGAGAATATGTAGAAGAAGTCGGACTCAAACGAGTGCCTAAAAAGAAACCAAGAAAAACCTATCGATTGAAATAA
- the pnuC gene encoding nicotinamide riboside transporter PnuC translates to MKKLTEKITQFIENFKNVHAEARKIGFAGIMRLLWKDLFMGRSLFQWLYLTVLSSVPLILEFTQNTESHDWMSLFASWTGIVCVILVAEGRASNYLFGAINSAIYLVLAMNATFYGEVLTTVYFFVMQPIGLYAWLSNRINDQGKVEESHFESKKLSVFDWLKYLALTAIIWIGMGLAYQSIHSARPFRDSVTDATNGVGQLLMTRLYREQWIFWIATNLFSIYLWWGENIHIQGMYWVYTLNSLVGWYQWTKAVRKEA, encoded by the coding sequence ATGAAAAAACTAACTGAAAAAATCACACAATTTATCGAAAACTTTAAAAATGTTCATGCAGAAGCTCGTAAGATCGGTTTTGCAGGAATCATGCGCCTGCTCTGGAAGGATCTCTTTATGGGACGTAGTCTCTTCCAGTGGTTGTATCTCACCGTCCTGTCAAGTGTTCCCTTGATTTTAGAATTCACGCAAAATACAGAAAGTCATGACTGGATGAGCTTGTTTGCATCTTGGACTGGGATTGTCTGTGTTATCTTGGTAGCAGAAGGACGTGCAAGCAATTATCTCTTTGGGGCCATTAACTCTGCTATCTATTTGGTTTTGGCTATGAATGCGACTTTTTATGGTGAAGTTTTGACGACTGTTTACTTCTTTGTCATGCAGCCGATTGGTCTCTATGCTTGGCTGTCCAACCGTATCAATGACCAAGGAAAAGTAGAAGAATCTCACTTTGAATCTAAGAAATTATCTGTTTTTGACTGGCTCAAGTACTTAGCCTTGACTGCTATCATCTGGATTGGTATGGGCTTAGCTTACCAAAGTATCCATAGTGCTCGCCCTTTCCGTGATAGTGTTACCGATGCGACCAATGGTGTCGGCCAGCTCTTGATGACACGTCTCTATCGTGAGCAATGGATTTTCTGGATTGCAACCAATCTCTTTAGTATCTACCTCTGGTGGGGTGAAAATATCCATATTCAAGGGATGTACTGGGTTTACACACTCAATAGTCTAGTAGGTTGGTACCAATGGACCAAGGCAGTTCGTAAGGAGGCATAA
- a CDS encoding AAA family ATPase, whose protein sequence is MKKKTAVVFGTFAPLHQGHIDLIQRAKRQCDQVWVVVSGYEGDRGEQVGLTLQKRFRYIREAFRGDELTLVCKLDETNLPRYPMGWQEWLDQMLAEISYDETQQELIFFVGEADYQQELSNRGFETVLQERKFGISATMIRENPSKYWKNIAQPFRRQFTKKVLIMGSASNGKTTLAKDLARYYDAPVSLEYAREYQIKNNVRDDELTPKDYYYLLLGQYDQTSKLIDSNANRGLVIADTNSLVTKGYYDYYMETEDQGDLSGETFDNLFVSILAKEKWDLILFVQPVGSYVNDGFRDMTMAEDHIRHSFSQHLDHMRERYLTTIPLVYLAEDYLGNYEAAKVAIDAIYQAD, encoded by the coding sequence ATGAAAAAGAAAACAGCAGTGGTATTTGGAACCTTTGCTCCACTTCATCAAGGACATATCGATTTGATTCAGCGTGCGAAGCGACAGTGTGACCAGGTCTGGGTTGTCGTTTCAGGCTATGAGGGAGACCGAGGAGAGCAGGTAGGCTTAACGCTTCAAAAAAGATTCCGCTATATCCGAGAGGCCTTTCGTGGTGACGAGTTGACCTTGGTTTGTAAGTTAGATGAAACCAATCTTCCTCGCTACCCTATGGGCTGGCAGGAGTGGTTGGACCAAATGTTAGCGGAGATTTCCTATGATGAAACCCAGCAAGAACTAATTTTCTTTGTGGGAGAAGCAGACTACCAGCAAGAATTATCAAATCGTGGTTTTGAGACCGTTTTGCAAGAAAGAAAGTTTGGAATCTCAGCGACTATGATTCGAGAAAATCCAAGCAAATATTGGAAAAACATCGCTCAGCCCTTCCGTCGTCAGTTTACAAAGAAAGTATTGATTATGGGGAGTGCCAGCAATGGGAAGACCACTCTGGCCAAGGATTTGGCAAGGTATTACGATGCACCCGTCAGTTTGGAATACGCACGTGAGTACCAGATTAAAAACAATGTCCGCGACGATGAATTGACTCCAAAAGATTACTATTATCTCCTGTTGGGGCAGTATGACCAGACCTCTAAGTTAATTGACAGTAATGCCAATAGGGGATTGGTGATAGCTGACACCAACTCCTTAGTAACTAAGGGCTACTATGATTATTACATGGAGACCGAGGACCAAGGGGACTTATCAGGAGAAACCTTTGATAATCTCTTTGTTTCGATCTTGGCTAAGGAAAAATGGGACTTGATTCTCTTTGTGCAACCGGTCGGCTCCTATGTCAATGACGGATTTAGAGATATGACTATGGCAGAAGACCATATTCGTCATAGTTTTTCCCAGCATTTGGACCATATGAGAGAGCGATATTTAACCACCATTCCACTAGTTTATCTAGCTGAGGATTACCTAGGCAATTATGAAGCAGCCAAAGTGGCTATTGATGCCATTTACCAAGCAGATTAG